AGTACGGCCTTGCCGACGCTGTTGTTTGTGCGTTGCGCCGATATGCAATTGGATTAGCCAGACCTTCGCAGTGAGCCACTACCAGCCTCCGGCCGATACCGGCCTCGACCTCGTTCATCTCGATGACCACCTGCTGGTGCTTGCCAAGCCCGCTGGCCTGCTCGCCGTGCCCGGCCGCGGCGAGGACAAGGCCGATTCGCTGGCAACGCGCGCCGCCGCACGCTATCCGGGCGTGCTGATCGTGCACCGGCTGGACATGGACACTTCCGGGCTGATGGTGCTGGCGCGCAATCCGGACATCCACCGCAGCTTGTCCAAGCTGTTCCACGATCGCATCGTCGACAAGCGCTATGTCGCCGTGGTCGAGGGCAAGCCGAAGCACAGCATGGGCGAGGTGGACCAGCCGCTCAATGTCGACTGGCCGAACCGGCCGCTGCACATCGTCGATCATGAGAACGGCAAGCGCGCGCTCACTCGTTACTGGCTGCAGGACTACGACGCGGCGCTCGACGCCACGCGGGTGCTGCTGGAGCCAGTGACCGGCCGCACCCACCAGCTGCGCGTGCACATGCAGTGGCTGGGCCATCCCATTCTCGGCGACACGCTGTATGCGCAGCCGGCCGCGCAGGCCAAGTCCGGACGGCTGCTGCTGCATGCTGCGGTGCTGGAGCTGCCACACCCGGTGACCGGCGAGGCGATGCGCTGGGAAAGCCCGGCGCCGTTCTGAGCCGGCTTACTCGTCGATCCGCTCGCCAGCCTGTGGCAGATAGCGCAGCGAGAAGAACACGCTATCACCGCCGCAGGGTGCGCGCTGCTGCAACAGTGGCCGGGCCGTGGCGAGGGGCAGGCGTTCGGCTTTGAACGCTTCATCCGGCGCGGTCTGGCGGAACAGCTCGTAGACCACGCCTGCTGCCGCCGGATTGGGGCAATCGCCCACTGCCTTGAGGTAGAGCGCCCGCTCGGCTGCATTCAGTTTTCCCACACCCCGGCCGTCGTGTACCCAGACGTGCGCGCCACGGGCGGCCACGTCGGCGACCAGGCCGCGGTACTGCGCTGGCGCCATGTTGCCGACGAAGAAACTGCTGATGTAGACCGGCCGCGGCAACAACTTGCGCAGTTCGCCCACGTGCTGGCCGAGGCCATCGAGCAGCAGCTTGCGGGCGGCGGGATCGCGCCAGCGGGCGTCGTCGAGCTCGGAGGGCAGGTACCAGCCGGCGATCGCATCGGGGCCCAGCCGCTGCAGCCAGCTGCGCGCGGCCTGCAGGTCGTTGCGGCGCAGGGTGGCGAGATAGCTGCCGAGCTCCTGCACCGGCGCCTGCTGGCGGGCGAAGAAATCCGGATCGGCGGCGAGGCCAACCACCAACTGCAGGCCGGCGGCGCGCGCCTCGATAAGCCGTGCGGCCAGCCAGTCCTGCTGGGCTGGGGTGGCAAGACCGTTGCCGTAGCGCGTCCATTGTACCACCAGGGTGTCGAAGCCGAGTTGGCGCGTAGTGGCAAAGAGTCGTGGCCAGTTTTCCGCGGGCTGGCTCAGATCGCGCGTTTGAGGCTGGTAGAACAGCGCGGTCATGGCCTGTGCCGGCGCGGCGAGCGCCAACAGCATGGTGAGCAAGAGAGCGGCCCGTCGCATCACCAGAGTCCTCCGAAGGTCAGCATCAAGGTGTTGTCATCGGCCAGGTAGGTGTCGAGCGCGTGCTGGAATTCCACGCCGACGGTGAATTTGTGGCGCCAGGCATCGTAGCGGGTGGCGCCGTACCACACGTGCCAGCGCACGCCGATGCCGGCGCGCAGGTCGGTGCTGTCGCCGTCGTCCTGGACCAGGTTGTACTGCAGGTGGGCATAGGGCTCCAGCGTCTGGCCGTCGCCCAGCTTGCGATGGTAGCCGAGCCGGTAATCCGCAGTGGCGGCAAAGCGCTGCTGTTTCAGGTAGTAGGCGGCATCCAGATACAGATTCTGCGCCAGCCAGCCGCTGCCGCTGGGATGCCATTCATCGGCGAAGCGACCGTCGTTGAGCAGCGAGGCGCTGGCGCGCAACATCAGGTCGGTGTCGCCCGTACCACCGAGCGGCGTCTGCGCCTCGGCGGATAGATAGAGGATGTGGTCGCGCAGCGGCTTCCAGCGCAGTCCGGCACCCAGCATCGCATCGTGCACCGGTAGCGCGGCGAGGCCGCCATCGCCGTCGCTGCTGCCGGCGAAGACGCGGGCATAGGCCGACAGCGTGCGGCCATCACGGATCGGCGGATCGCCGAGCCGGTAGTCGAACTCCAGCTGGCCATAGCTGCGGTAGGCCGTGCCCGGCTCGCCACCACGGCCGACCGCGCCGCTGTTGCTGCCGACGAAGCCGCCGTAGTTCAGCGTCCAGCGTCGGCCCAGATCCTCGTGCAGCCGGCGCAGCGCGTATTCCTTGTCGCGCTCGGCATCGGTCCAGTCGTCCTGATGCGTTTGCAGCGTGTCGACGGCGAGGCGTGCGTACAGGCGCGCCGATTCGTTGTCGGCGAGGCGCTGCTCGATGTACACCAGTTGCTCGACGAGGGCAGGGTTGTCCGGATCGGCCCAGCGCGCGTTTTCCAGGCTATCGCGTGCCCTGGCTGCATCCCCGGCCTGCCAGTAGGCATAGCCCAGTGCGGCCAGCAGCTGGGCGTTGTCCGGATCGAGCGCCTGCGCGGCTTCGAGCGACTGGAGTGCGCCCCGGTGCTCGCCCGCTTCGCGTTGCAGTGCGGCGAGCGCCATGTAGTAACGCACGTCGGGATGCTGTTCGAGCGCTGCCTGCAGCGCGGCACGGCGCTCGGCGGGGACTGCGCTGCTCTGGGCACGCAACCACCAATACTCGTCGTTGCGCGTTGCGCCGAGGTCCTGGTAGCGGTCCAGCCACCGGCGGGCGTTGGTCTGGTCCTCGGCGGCCAGTGCCGTGGTTGCGGCCGACAGCAGTTCGCCCGGCATCAGGTCGTTGGCAGGCAGCGATTGCCAGGCGGCCTGTGCCGCCGCGTAGTCGCCATTGGCAAAGGCCTGGTAGGCGAGGGTGCGTGCGGCATAGCCGCTGTCGTCCAGCGCTGCGGCTTGGGCGTAGGCGTATTGCGCGAGCCCGGGCATCTCTTCGCGATAGCAGTCGCCCAACCGCATCCAGTCCTGCTCACGATACTCCGGCGAGAGATCACCGAGCAGGCTGCGCACGGTGTCGCAACGGCCGAGCGAGGCGAACAGCACGGCCTGGCGGGCGCGCTCGCCCGCGCCTTCCAGCGGCTGCGCCAGCGTACGGCGATCCGCCTCATTCATCCGTTCCGGCCGCTCCGCAATCAGCGCGGCCAGCCGATCGGCGAGCACGATGCGGCGTTCGTCCCGGCCGCTGCCGAACGGGTAGGCATCGAGCAGCAGGCGCGCGGCCTGATCGCTGCCTCCGGCCTGGAGCAGTTGGTAGCTGAGGCGGTCGAGCAGGGCGAGATCGGCGCCAGCGCGGCTCATCCAGCGCTCGGCCAGCCGGCCGGCGGTGTCGAGCTCGCCACGCTGCAGCGCGATGGTGAAGCGCTCCGGCACCAGCACGTCGAGCGGCAATGGAGAAAGCAGGCGCCATGCGGCATCGATCCGGCCCTGCTGCACCAGGCGCGGCACCAGCGCCTCGGCCTGGCTGCGGCGATTCTGTGCAAAGTGTGGCGTATAGCTGGCGTACTGCACGTCGACGGCCTGGCCGAGCAGGCCCATCCATTGCGCTTCATCGGCCGCAGTCTGGAAGGCCGGGCGGGTGGCTGCGAGATAGCGCGCCAGCGCGGCGGTATCGCCGCGCCGGGCCAGCGCATCGGCGTAGGCGAGCTGGTCGCGTGCAGCGCTGGACGCTTTGATGACCTGACTGGCTGCGGCGATCCGGCCTTGCTTGAGCAGCACGTTGAGCCACTGGCTGCGCTCGCGGGCGGTCAATCGGCCCGCGGCTTGCAGTGCGTTGAGCTGGGCCTCGGCCGCGGCCCAGCGCTGCAGGTAGATGGCGCGCTGCGCGTAGGCGCGGCGCAGCGTCACGCCTTCACTGCTGGTGGCGAAGGCGGTGTCGGCCAGCACGGCATCGGCTGCGGCGAAGTCGCCGCGTTGCACGGCGGCCAGCGCGGATTGCAGCGCGGGGGAAGGGCCGGTTGCGGCCGGGGCGCTTTCCAAGGGAGAGGCGGGAGCGGGTGTCGGCGTAGTCACCGTGGCGATCCCGCTGGCCGGTACAGGCGCAGGCGCGAGATCGGCGCGCAGCGCCAGCAGGGCGTCGCGTGCCTTGGCGTCGTTCGGCGCCAGCCGCAGCGCTTCGTGCAGCAGCGGTTCGGCCCGGCTGGGCTCACCGTTGTGTCGATAGGCATCGGCCAGGTAGAGCAGGATGGTAGGGCTGTTCGGCGCCAGCCGGCGTGCAGCCTCGAATTCCTGGATTGCGCGTGCCAGGTCGCCCTGCGCTTGCGCGGCGAAGGCCTTTTCCAGGCGAGGGTAGACGATGAAGCGACGATAGCTGCTGACTTCGGCGCCCAGATCGGCAGGGCGCTCGTTGGCGGTGAACGCAGGGGCGGCGAAAGCGATCAACAGCAGCGTGGCGAGGTGGCGCGGCATCATGCTTCAGCGGCTCCATCGGCAAGGTGAAGGCCGGATTGCTGCAGCAGCGCGGGCATCGACAGCTGCACGGTCTGCTGCTGCTGGAGCACGGCGGCCAGCGTGTCGGCGCTGATCACGTTCTGCCCGACCAGGAACTGGCCCAGCGCCATGTCCTCGCGCTCGTGGCGTAGCAGCAGTGATTTGAGCGCGGCATCCTCCAGGTGGCCGAGTGAGATCAGGATGTCGGCAAACATGATCTGGCGGGCCACGTAGCGCTGCCACAACCGGCGCACCTGGTCCTGTGGCAGGCCGTAGCGCGCTGCGGCGGCGTGCAGCTGGGCGCGTGGATCGGCGTCGCGCCGCCGCGCATACCAGTGGCGCAGGCCTACGGTGACTTCGCCGATGCCGGCGATCACATAGCGCACCGGCCGGCCGAGCTTGCGCCCGAGCGCGGCGAGCGACACCGGATCGATGAAGGCTTCGCTCGCCAGCACCAGCGTGTCGCCCTCCTCGCGCAGCGGCAATACCGCGTAATGCAGCGCCAGTTCGTCTGGCACCAGCGCGCGCAGCGATTCGGGCAGGGCATAGGCGTCGACTTCCTCGTGCGCCACGCCGCTTTGCTCGGCGACGGCGCGCGCCAGCGTGGCGGCATCAACCACGCCGTGGTGCACCAGCCAGCTGCCGAGCTTGAGCCCGCGGGCGCGGTGCTCCAGCAACGCGCGCTCCAGCTGTGCTTCGCTGACGGCGCCGTGGGCCAGCAGGATCTGGCCCAGCGGCCGGCGGGCGCGGTTCTCGCCGCCGACACTGGGGAAGTCATGCGTGGTCTTGTCCCAGGCGACGCGGCGCGGATCGCCCTGCGCAATGATCTGCTTGATGGCGCGCCAATTGGCGAGAAAGTTGATCAGGTTGCCCCAGAACAGCCGCGGCACCACCATCAGTCCCTGCGCCAGGCCGTAATAGCCGGTGACGAACAGCATGCGCTGCAGGATGCGATTGCTCATCAGCACGAAGTTCACCTTGAGCAGCCATACCAGCCAGGCGTCGCCCTCGAAGATGGACATGAAGTGATAGGCATCCGGCCAGAAGCGCTGGTATAGCCACAGCGCCAGCAGCTGGGTGAAGATCAGGATGGCGAGGAAGCTGACGAAATTGCTGATCGCCCCTTTGCGGTCGCGCCACAGGAAGTAGTTGAGCACCCAGTTGTTGGTCCAGCCATGGGTCTTGAAGCCCTGGTAGACGATGCCGATGATCCAGCGCGATTTCTGCCGCACTGCAGTCTGCAGCGTGTCCGGAAAGTACTCGCGCACGCAGATCACGTTGGCGCTGCGCCTGCGCTGGCCCAAGGGCGCGGGCTTGTGCTCGTCCTCCCGCACCACCGGAAAGCGCACGAACACTTCGGCCATGCCTTTTTCCTTGAGCCGGAAGCCGATGTCGTAGTCCTCGGTGAGGCTCTGCACATCGAAGGCGATGCCGTCGCCATCGGCCAGGAGCGCCAGCACCGCGCGGCGGCTGAAGCAGGTGCCGACGCCGGCACTCGGCACCTGCCCGGCCAGCGCCTCGCGCACCGGCACGTCCTTGCCGTGCAGCTCGGTGAATTCGTCGAGATAGGTCAGGCTGGTGAAGCTGGTCCAGTTGCGTTCGAACGGATAGACCGGGATCTGGATCAGATCCTTGCGATCGACCAGGAAGTTGTAGAGCCGCAGCTCCATCGGCGAGACCACGTCCTCGGCATCGTGCAGGATGAAGCCGGCAAACTGCACGTTCGCCGCGCGCTCGAACTGCAGGATGGCATCGAGGATGTTGTTGAGGCAGTCGGCCTTGCTGGTGGGCCCCGGGCGGGCGCATACCACCTTGTGCACGTTGGGAAAGCGCGCGCAGACCACGTCGACATCGCGCTGGGTATCCGGATCGTTGGGATAGGTGCCAACGAAGATGTGGTAGTTCTCGTAATCGAGCGTGGTGGCGGCAAGCTCGGCCATCTGGCCGATCACGCCGGTCTCCTGCCAGGCCGGCACCATGATGGCGAGCGGCTTCTCATCCGGCACGTAGAGCGCGCGGTAGTCCATGCGGTCGTGCTGGCGATACACGGTGAGGCTGCGCCAGAGGCGCCGCGCCCAGTAGACGATGTCGATGACGAGATCATCGATGCCGCTCACCAGCATCGCCACTGCGGTGATGATGGCAACGAGCTTGAGCCCGTAAAGATAGGTTGAGAAGAGATCAAGCAGGCTCATCCACGCCCCCCGCGACGGTTATGCGGAAAAGAAGGGCTGGAGCAGAAGCCGCCAGAGGCGATGCCGGCCGGATCGCCGTTCGGTGGCGAGATCAGATTCGCATTCATCGTTCTCTTATATATCGGCTAACACGTGATCAGCCAGATGGAAATTCCCCAGCGGTGATTTTCCATCATGGACGCCCATGTGCGGCCTTGCACCGTTCATCCAGCCTGCAGCGCTTGCATGCCCCTCCCGGCGACTTATAAAGGTGACAAACAGCATCGTTTGTTCTTGCTGGAAATTGTCGCGATTTTATCTGCCGGCTTTCGAAGTGGCAGGGTTTGGAGAGGAGGATGGTCATGGGCTGGTTCATGCGTTTGCGATTGGGTACCAAGCTGTTGGCGGCATTCCTGCTGTCGGCGTTGCTCACGTTGTTCATCGGTTGGTGGGGGCTCGACAACGCCGAGCGTGCCGGCGACCAGATGCGCGGCATGTACGACAACAACCTGATGGGCATCAGCTACTTGTCGCAGGCCAATCTCTCCATCGTGCTGCATGGACGCT
This region of Chitinolyticbacter meiyuanensis genomic DNA includes:
- a CDS encoding RluA family pseudouridine synthase — encoded protein: MSHYQPPADTGLDLVHLDDHLLVLAKPAGLLAVPGRGEDKADSLATRAAARYPGVLIVHRLDMDTSGLMVLARNPDIHRSLSKLFHDRIVDKRYVAVVEGKPKHSMGEVDQPLNVDWPNRPLHIVDHENGKRALTRYWLQDYDAALDATRVLLEPVTGRTHQLRVHMQWLGHPILGDTLYAQPAAQAKSGRLLLHAAVLELPHPVTGEAMRWESPAPF
- a CDS encoding DUF4434 domain-containing protein — translated: MRRAALLLTMLLALAAPAQAMTALFYQPQTRDLSQPAENWPRLFATTRQLGFDTLVVQWTRYGNGLATPAQQDWLAARLIEARAAGLQLVVGLAADPDFFARQQAPVQELGSYLATLRRNDLQAARSWLQRLGPDAIAGWYLPSELDDARWRDPAARKLLLDGLGQHVGELRKLLPRPVYISSFFVGNMAPAQYRGLVADVAARGAHVWVHDGRGVGKLNAAERALYLKAVGDCPNPAAAGVVYELFRQTAPDEAFKAERLPLATARPLLQQRAPCGGDSVFFSLRYLPQAGERIDE
- a CDS encoding NfrA family protein, coding for MMPRHLATLLLIAFAAPAFTANERPADLGAEVSSYRRFIVYPRLEKAFAAQAQGDLARAIQEFEAARRLAPNSPTILLYLADAYRHNGEPSRAEPLLHEALRLAPNDAKARDALLALRADLAPAPVPASGIATVTTPTPAPASPLESAPAATGPSPALQSALAAVQRGDFAAADAVLADTAFATSSEGVTLRRAYAQRAIYLQRWAAAEAQLNALQAAGRLTARERSQWLNVLLKQGRIAAASQVIKASSAARDQLAYADALARRGDTAALARYLAATRPAFQTAADEAQWMGLLGQAVDVQYASYTPHFAQNRRSQAEALVPRLVQQGRIDAAWRLLSPLPLDVLVPERFTIALQRGELDTAGRLAERWMSRAGADLALLDRLSYQLLQAGGSDQAARLLLDAYPFGSGRDERRIVLADRLAALIAERPERMNEADRRTLAQPLEGAGERARQAVLFASLGRCDTVRSLLGDLSPEYREQDWMRLGDCYREEMPGLAQYAYAQAAALDDSGYAARTLAYQAFANGDYAAAQAAWQSLPANDLMPGELLSAATTALAAEDQTNARRWLDRYQDLGATRNDEYWWLRAQSSAVPAERRAALQAALEQHPDVRYYMALAALQREAGEHRGALQSLEAAQALDPDNAQLLAALGYAYWQAGDAARARDSLENARWADPDNPALVEQLVYIEQRLADNESARLYARLAVDTLQTHQDDWTDAERDKEYALRRLHEDLGRRWTLNYGGFVGSNSGAVGRGGEPGTAYRSYGQLEFDYRLGDPPIRDGRTLSAYARVFAGSSDGDGGLAALPVHDAMLGAGLRWKPLRDHILYLSAEAQTPLGGTGDTDLMLRASASLLNDGRFADEWHPSGSGWLAQNLYLDAAYYLKQQRFAATADYRLGYHRKLGDGQTLEPYAHLQYNLVQDDGDSTDLRAGIGVRWHVWYGATRYDAWRHKFTVGVEFQHALDTYLADDNTLMLTFGGLW
- the nfrB gene encoding cyclic di-3',5'-guanylate-activated glycosyltransferase NfrB, with the protein product MSLLDLFSTYLYGLKLVAIITAVAMLVSGIDDLVIDIVYWARRLWRSLTVYRQHDRMDYRALYVPDEKPLAIMVPAWQETGVIGQMAELAATTLDYENYHIFVGTYPNDPDTQRDVDVVCARFPNVHKVVCARPGPTSKADCLNNILDAILQFERAANVQFAGFILHDAEDVVSPMELRLYNFLVDRKDLIQIPVYPFERNWTSFTSLTYLDEFTELHGKDVPVREALAGQVPSAGVGTCFSRRAVLALLADGDGIAFDVQSLTEDYDIGFRLKEKGMAEVFVRFPVVREDEHKPAPLGQRRRSANVICVREYFPDTLQTAVRQKSRWIIGIVYQGFKTHGWTNNWVLNYFLWRDRKGAISNFVSFLAILIFTQLLALWLYQRFWPDAYHFMSIFEGDAWLVWLLKVNFVLMSNRILQRMLFVTGYYGLAQGLMVVPRLFWGNLINFLANWRAIKQIIAQGDPRRVAWDKTTHDFPSVGGENRARRPLGQILLAHGAVSEAQLERALLEHRARGLKLGSWLVHHGVVDAATLARAVAEQSGVAHEEVDAYALPESLRALVPDELALHYAVLPLREEGDTLVLASEAFIDPVSLAALGRKLGRPVRYVIAGIGEVTVGLRHWYARRRDADPRAQLHAAAARYGLPQDQVRRLWQRYVARQIMFADILISLGHLEDAALKSLLLRHEREDMALGQFLVGQNVISADTLAAVLQQQQTVQLSMPALLQQSGLHLADGAAEA